The Ahaetulla prasina isolate Xishuangbanna chromosome 14, ASM2864084v1, whole genome shotgun sequence genome includes a region encoding these proteins:
- the CARHSP1 gene encoding calcium-regulated heat-stable protein 1 produces the protein MSSEPTSAHQRSPPPRGLHLPEGRRARDRSPSPMRGYLIPSPLPTRRNRTFSATTRAAEGPTYSGVCKCFCRSKGHGFITPSDGGPEIFVHISDIEGEYVPVAGDEVTYKVCTIPPKNEKLQAVEVNITHLAPGTKHETWSGHVVNS, from the exons ATGTCTTCGGAGCCAACTTCAGCCCACCAACGGTCTCCACCTCCCAGGGGTCTCCATCTGCCAGAAGGTCGCCGGGCCAGAGACCGTTCTCCTTCCCCCATGAGGGGTTATCTGATCCCAAGCCCACTTCCGACTCGGAGGAACCGCACATTTTCAGC GACGACACGAGCCGCCGAAGGACCCACCTATAGTGGGGTGTGTAAATGCTTCTGCCGATCCAAGGGCCACGGCTTCATCACACCTAGTGATGGAGGCCCGGAGATCTTCGTCCATATTTCTGA TATTGAAGGAGAATATGTTCCGGTAGCTGGTGATGAGGTCACCTACAAGGTGTGCACCATTCCACCAAAGAACGAGAAACTTCAAGCTGTAGAGGTCAACATCACTCACCTAGCTCCGGGCACGAAACATGAGACGTGGTCGGGACACGTGGTCAACTCCTAG